From Pedococcus aerophilus, one genomic window encodes:
- a CDS encoding RNA polymerase sigma factor, with amino-acid sequence MTATAQDVLAGTVREEWGRLVSLLLAQFRRLDLVEDALADAVETATRRWPRDGTPDNPAAWLHTAARRRVLDRMRAEAMAQRKAPLLVVDAERQEAVVRADPGGLVEDERLRLVLMCTHPALDPSAASALALRLVLGVTTHDVARLFLVPEPTMAARLTRAKKKIVSAGIPFSVPSADDLPERLGVVAQTAYLAFTAGYAPGSGPDALRTELAGEAIRLVRLVDGLRPGEPVLVALLALMLLQHSRRDARVDDTGRIVLLPDQDRSRWRHDEVAEALGLLGSLVLTGPIDVAAAGFAVQARIAAVHATAATAADTDWEQVVHHYDTLLGFAPTPSARLARAVAVAEARGPQEGLAALDGLDADLPHSHRLPAVRAELLSRAGDADGARAAYGLAIERCANDAELALLVERRDALGAAPG; translated from the coding sequence GTGACCGCCACGGCGCAGGACGTGCTGGCCGGCACGGTGCGCGAGGAGTGGGGGCGACTGGTGTCCCTGCTCCTCGCGCAGTTCCGGCGGCTCGACCTCGTCGAGGACGCCCTTGCCGACGCCGTCGAGACAGCCACCCGTCGGTGGCCCCGGGACGGCACGCCCGACAACCCGGCAGCGTGGCTGCACACCGCCGCCCGCCGACGGGTGCTGGACCGGATGCGCGCCGAGGCGATGGCCCAGCGCAAGGCGCCGCTGCTCGTCGTCGATGCCGAACGACAGGAGGCCGTCGTGCGTGCCGATCCGGGTGGTCTCGTCGAGGACGAGCGGCTGCGGCTCGTCCTGATGTGCACGCACCCGGCGCTCGACCCGTCCGCGGCGAGCGCCCTGGCGCTGCGACTCGTCCTCGGTGTCACCACCCACGACGTCGCCAGGCTCTTCCTCGTGCCGGAGCCGACGATGGCGGCGCGGCTGACCCGGGCCAAGAAGAAGATCGTCTCCGCGGGCATCCCGTTCTCCGTCCCGTCCGCCGACGACCTGCCGGAGCGGCTCGGCGTCGTCGCCCAGACCGCCTACCTCGCCTTCACCGCGGGCTACGCGCCGGGCAGCGGCCCGGATGCGCTGCGCACCGAGCTCGCGGGTGAGGCGATCCGGCTGGTGCGCCTCGTCGACGGCCTGCGACCCGGCGAACCCGTCCTCGTCGCCCTGCTCGCCCTCATGCTGCTCCAGCACTCCCGTCGCGACGCGCGGGTCGACGACACGGGCCGGATCGTCCTGCTGCCCGACCAGGACCGGTCCCGGTGGCGCCACGACGAGGTGGCCGAGGCGCTGGGGCTGCTCGGCTCGCTCGTGCTCACCGGCCCGATCGACGTCGCTGCCGCCGGGTTCGCCGTCCAGGCCCGGATCGCGGCCGTGCACGCCACCGCCGCGACGGCCGCCGACACCGACTGGGAGCAGGTCGTGCACCACTACGACACCCTGCTCGGCTTCGCCCCCACGCCCAGTGCCCGGCTGGCGCGGGCGGTCGCGGTCGCCGAGGCGCGGGGTCCTCAGGAGGGGCTGGCAGCCCTGGACGGGTTGGACGCGGACCTGCCGCACAGCCACCGCCTCCCCGCCGTCCGGGCCGAGCTGCTGAGCCGCGCGGGCGACGCCGACGGTGCGCGCGCTGCATACGGGCTCGCGATCGAACGGTGCGCCAACGACGCCGAGCTCGCGCTGCTCGTCGAGCGCCGTGACGCGCTGGGCGCCGCGCCCGGCTGA
- a CDS encoding YciI family protein, which yields MRYVVLIAYVPGRWEEAGPQERQQFFDAHHAFERFVDEHGRRLQSAALCDADLATTIRHGEDGAAVVTDGPFVELTEQVGGYYDVELPDLDTAIAAAKLLPTSYTVEVRPVVGVEGYESL from the coding sequence GTGAGGTACGTCGTCCTCATCGCCTACGTTCCCGGGCGGTGGGAGGAGGCCGGGCCGCAGGAGCGGCAACAGTTCTTCGACGCCCACCACGCGTTCGAGCGGTTCGTCGACGAGCACGGTCGACGGTTGCAGAGTGCGGCGCTCTGCGACGCAGACCTGGCCACGACGATCCGCCACGGTGAGGACGGTGCTGCGGTCGTCACCGACGGCCCCTTCGTCGAGCTGACCGAACAGGTCGGCGGCTACTACGACGTCGAGCTGCCGGACCTCGACACGGCGATCGCCGCGGCCAAGCTGCTGCCCACCAGCTACACCGTCGAGGTCCGCCCCGTCGTCGGGGTCGAGGGCTACGAGAGCCTGTGA
- a CDS encoding YciI family protein, with protein MTEYVVLIVGDADRWWTTMSVEQRTAGYAEYNRFAGELTQRGHKITGGAELHGMGEARRIPGGGGTPTEGPFAEVTEQVGGFYQVETDDLDDLLDCCQIIAALGDGIEVRRVVRPEDRPS; from the coding sequence ATGACCGAGTACGTCGTGCTGATCGTGGGGGACGCCGACCGCTGGTGGACCACCATGAGCGTCGAGCAGCGCACCGCCGGGTATGCCGAGTACAACCGGTTCGCCGGCGAGCTGACCCAGCGGGGGCACAAGATCACCGGCGGCGCCGAGCTGCACGGGATGGGTGAGGCGCGGCGCATCCCCGGCGGTGGCGGGACCCCGACCGAGGGACCGTTCGCCGAGGTCACCGAACAGGTCGGCGGCTTCTACCAGGTGGAGACCGACGACCTCGACGACCTCCTCGACTGCTGCCAGATCATCGCCGCCCTCGGCGACGGCATCGAGGTGCGTCGGGTGGTCAGGCCCGAGGACCGTCCCTCGTGA
- a CDS encoding SigE family RNA polymerase sigma factor, whose protein sequence is MGGVELEGMAGFERFVQSRSHVLLRTAYLLAGDRHLAEDLLQDTLSKVAQHWEVVVAEGNPEAYARTVLYHRAVDTWRTRLRRPKVVGDVVREPAEPSDLFGDSDRRMLLRSALARLTARQRAVLVLRFYEDRTEAQAAEVLGCSVSTVKTTTRAALERLRVTAPELAELTDRMVVSP, encoded by the coding sequence ATGGGGGGTGTGGAGCTGGAGGGCATGGCCGGGTTCGAGCGCTTCGTGCAGTCGCGCTCGCACGTCCTGCTGCGCACCGCCTACCTCCTCGCCGGCGACCGGCACCTCGCCGAGGACCTCCTCCAGGACACCCTGAGCAAGGTCGCCCAGCACTGGGAGGTCGTTGTCGCAGAAGGAAACCCAGAGGCGTACGCGCGCACCGTGCTCTACCACCGGGCCGTCGACACCTGGCGCACCCGGCTGCGACGCCCCAAGGTCGTCGGTGACGTGGTCCGGGAGCCCGCCGAGCCGTCCGACCTCTTCGGCGACTCGGACCGGCGGATGCTCCTGCGATCCGCACTGGCGCGTCTGACCGCCAGACAGCGGGCGGTGCTCGTCCTGCGGTTCTACGAGGACCGGACCGAGGCCCAGGCCGCAGAGGTGCTCGGCTGCTCGGTCAGCACGGTCAAGACCACGACCCGGGCGGCGCTCGAGCGCCTGCGGGTCACCGCCCCCGAGCTCGCCGAGCTCACCGACCGGATGGTGGTGTCCCCATGA
- a CDS encoding TrmH family RNA methyltransferase: protein MSEQAPAEHQPAEDAVGVGPWKGEWPSGEHWDPDLLRDGDRRNVVDAYRYWRHDAIVADLDTHRHEFHVAVENWGHDFNIGSVIRTANAFNAKAFHIVGKRRWNRRGAMVTDRYQHEHHHPTVDDLVAWAATAGRDDAGRPRAIPLIGIDNLPGSVPLETHDLPRECVLVFGQEGPGLSGDMREACDVVLHIEQFGSTRSINAGAAAAVAMHAWVRRHAFGQVPGAGSANA, encoded by the coding sequence GTGAGCGAACAGGCGCCGGCGGAGCACCAGCCCGCGGAGGACGCGGTCGGCGTCGGCCCGTGGAAGGGCGAGTGGCCGTCGGGGGAGCACTGGGACCCCGATCTGCTCCGGGACGGCGACCGGCGCAACGTCGTCGACGCCTACCGCTACTGGCGGCACGACGCGATCGTCGCCGACCTCGACACCCACCGCCACGAGTTCCACGTCGCCGTGGAGAACTGGGGCCACGACTTCAACATCGGCTCGGTGATCCGGACAGCGAACGCCTTCAACGCCAAGGCTTTCCACATCGTCGGCAAGCGCCGGTGGAACCGCCGGGGCGCCATGGTCACCGACCGCTACCAGCACGAGCACCACCACCCGACCGTCGACGACCTCGTCGCCTGGGCCGCGACCGCCGGACGCGACGACGCGGGCCGGCCACGCGCCATACCGCTCATAGGTATCGACAACCTGCCCGGCTCGGTGCCGCTGGAGACCCACGACCTCCCGCGCGAGTGCGTCCTGGTCTTCGGTCAGGAGGGGCCGGGGCTCTCGGGTGACATGCGGGAGGCGTGCGACGTGGTGCTGCACATCGAGCAGTTCGGCTCGACCCGCTCGATCAACGCCGGTGCCGCGGCAGCTGTCGCCATGCACGCGTGGGTCAGGCGTCACGCCTTCGGTCAGGTCCCCGGGGCCGGGTCGGCGAACGCCTGA
- a CDS encoding DedA family protein, with protein sequence MTPSLGPDWMDPQWLLARFGSQFFWVSAAIVFVECGLLFPILPGDSLLFAVGLFIAEGSIKINIALACLVLTLVAFAGNVVGYEIGRALGAPLYEREGRFLKKKYFDQTHEFFERHGAKALVLGRFVPIVRTFITVVAGVGRMDRRHFFVWSAVGSVLWASGLTLIGYFLGQAFPVLKDHLEAAILAIVLVSVIPMAIEVVRARRGHTASEVILEEAGEAFDDVRDDRA encoded by the coding sequence ATGACACCCTCGCTCGGCCCCGACTGGATGGACCCCCAGTGGCTCCTCGCACGCTTCGGGTCCCAGTTCTTCTGGGTCAGCGCCGCCATCGTCTTCGTCGAGTGCGGCCTGCTCTTCCCGATCCTCCCGGGTGACTCCCTGCTCTTCGCGGTGGGACTGTTCATCGCCGAGGGCTCGATCAAGATCAACATCGCGCTGGCCTGCCTGGTCCTCACGCTGGTCGCGTTCGCGGGCAACGTCGTCGGCTACGAGATCGGCCGCGCGCTGGGCGCGCCGCTCTACGAGCGCGAGGGTCGTTTCCTCAAGAAGAAGTACTTCGACCAGACCCACGAGTTCTTCGAGCGCCACGGCGCCAAGGCCCTGGTGCTGGGCCGGTTCGTCCCGATCGTGCGGACCTTCATCACCGTCGTCGCCGGGGTCGGCCGGATGGACCGCCGCCACTTCTTCGTGTGGAGCGCGGTGGGGTCGGTGCTCTGGGCCAGCGGCCTGACCCTGATCGGCTACTTCCTCGGCCAGGCCTTCCCGGTGCTCAAGGACCACCTCGAGGCCGCGATCCTGGCGATCGTCCTCGTGTCGGTGATCCCGATGGCCATCGAGGTCGTCCGGGCCCGGCGCGGCCACACCGCGAGCGAGGTCATCCTCGAAGAAGCCGGGGAGGCCTTCGACGACGTCAGGGACGACCGGGCCTGA
- a CDS encoding response regulator transcription factor has translation MTAEPSTSLRLLVVDDHPVVRMGLVAMLSEHADFEVVGEAADGAEAVLLAERLSPDVVLMDLRMPVLDGAAATARLRGSAGAPAVLVLTTYDTDADIVRAVEAGANGYLLKDSPREVLADAIRRAARGETVLAPPVVARLASRMRAPAGPSLTERETEVLRCVAKGLSNAAVGRELHIGEATVKTHLLRAFEKLGVTDRTAAVTAALRAGIIEL, from the coding sequence ATGACCGCCGAGCCGTCGACATCCCTGCGGCTGCTCGTCGTCGACGACCACCCCGTCGTGCGGATGGGACTCGTGGCGATGCTGTCGGAGCACGCCGACTTCGAGGTGGTCGGCGAGGCCGCCGACGGAGCCGAGGCGGTCCTGCTGGCCGAGCGCCTCTCGCCGGACGTGGTCCTGATGGACCTGCGGATGCCCGTGCTCGACGGTGCAGCGGCGACCGCGCGGCTCCGGGGCTCGGCCGGTGCGCCGGCGGTGCTCGTCCTCACGACCTACGACACCGACGCCGACATCGTGCGGGCCGTGGAGGCCGGGGCCAACGGCTACCTGCTCAAGGACTCGCCGCGCGAGGTGCTGGCGGACGCGATCCGTCGCGCGGCTCGGGGCGAGACGGTGCTCGCTCCGCCGGTCGTCGCCCGGCTGGCCAGCCGCATGCGTGCGCCGGCCGGTCCGTCGCTGACCGAGCGGGAGACCGAGGTGCTGCGCTGCGTGGCCAAGGGCCTGTCGAACGCCGCCGTCGGCCGCGAGCTGCACATCGGCGAGGCCACGGTGAAGACGCACCTGCTCCGGGCCTTCGAGAAGCTCGGCGTCACCGACCGCACGGCAGCCGTGACCGCTGCCCTGCGCGCCGGGATCATCGAGCTGTAG
- a CDS encoding sensor histidine kinase, translated as MSADQPSDCRPEPGTSSGELDEMWRRQLVWWHLFFGVLVATTAAVLLAEDGDHVGWSLVGLAVIAAAYAVWGRRGIGEQAPRAANLYLTVAWVGLVALMALDGSGTAWILTFGLFPQTWAMLPRNRAAAVVVAAVVAIGAVRLWQAPRTGDDAVGIAISTVITLSISLALGLFIHKIINEADSRAFTIDELRRTQAQLAAAERAQGVAGERERMSREIHDTLAQGFTSLVTLARATEAALDRGDLDVVRERVRLIEQTAADNLSEARLIVAETTPGHLQSRTLSEALGRLVDAVAAESGMRGSLVVQGEPTVLPANSEVVLLRTAQEGLANVRRHAHAGSFEVRLTYAADSPVSLEVADDGVGFAPDTPDRGYGLDGATARADEVGGRFEVHSAPGSGTRLRMEVPR; from the coding sequence ATGAGCGCCGACCAGCCCTCGGACTGCCGCCCCGAGCCCGGGACGTCGTCCGGCGAGCTCGACGAGATGTGGCGCCGGCAGCTCGTCTGGTGGCACCTGTTCTTCGGGGTCCTCGTCGCGACGACGGCTGCGGTCCTGCTGGCCGAGGACGGTGACCACGTCGGGTGGTCGCTCGTGGGCCTCGCGGTGATCGCGGCGGCCTACGCCGTCTGGGGCCGTCGCGGCATCGGCGAGCAGGCTCCCCGGGCCGCCAACCTCTACCTGACGGTCGCCTGGGTCGGACTGGTCGCCCTCATGGCCCTCGACGGGTCGGGCACGGCGTGGATCCTGACGTTCGGCCTGTTCCCGCAGACGTGGGCGATGCTGCCGCGCAACCGGGCCGCCGCCGTCGTGGTCGCCGCGGTCGTGGCCATCGGGGCGGTGCGGCTGTGGCAGGCCCCCCGCACCGGCGACGACGCCGTCGGCATCGCCATCAGCACCGTCATCACGTTGTCGATCTCGTTGGCCCTGGGCCTGTTCATCCACAAGATCATCAACGAGGCCGACAGCCGGGCGTTCACCATCGACGAGCTGCGGCGGACCCAGGCCCAGCTGGCCGCCGCCGAACGCGCCCAGGGCGTTGCAGGAGAACGCGAACGCATGTCCCGCGAGATCCACGACACCCTCGCCCAGGGCTTCACCTCGCTCGTCACGCTGGCCCGCGCGACCGAGGCGGCGCTCGACCGCGGCGACCTGGACGTGGTGCGCGAGCGGGTGCGCCTCATCGAGCAGACCGCTGCCGACAACCTCTCCGAGGCGCGCCTCATCGTCGCCGAGACGACCCCCGGACACCTCCAGTCCCGCACGCTGTCCGAGGCCCTCGGCCGGCTCGTCGACGCGGTGGCCGCCGAGTCCGGCATGCGCGGGAGCCTCGTGGTCCAGGGCGAGCCGACCGTGCTTCCCGCCAACTCCGAGGTGGTCCTGCTCCGCACGGCCCAGGAGGGCTTGGCCAACGTCCGACGGCACGCCCACGCGGGCAGCTTCGAGGTGCGCCTCACGTATGCCGCCGACTCCCCGGTGTCCCTCGAGGTCGCCGACGACGGGGTCGGGTTCGCTCCCGACACCCCCGACCGTGGCTACGGGCTCGACGGCGCCACGGCGCGCGCCGACGAGGTCGGCGGTCGGTTCGAGGTGCACAGCGCCCCGGGGTCGGGGACCCGTCTGCGGATGGAGGTGCCGCGATGA
- a CDS encoding ABC transporter permease, translating to MNTAAIGWDRTILELKMYFREKEAVFFSFVFPILMLSMFATIFGDQFGNEEQSGVNAARFFLPGMVAAGVMLTSFQSMALSVAVERDDGTLKRLRSTPMPPVAYFLGKVGLVAVTSLAQFVLLILIAKVGFGVQLPTSAGNWVTFLWVFLLGVATGTVLGIAYSSMASSSRSVGAIVIAPTLVLQFISGVYFAFTDLPDWLKQVASVFPLKWIAQGMRSVFFPDDWQTQEMAGVWEHGRTALVLAVWLVAGLLLCARTFRWTKRGTT from the coding sequence ATGAACACCGCAGCGATCGGGTGGGACCGGACCATCCTCGAGCTCAAGATGTACTTCCGCGAGAAGGAGGCCGTCTTCTTCTCCTTCGTCTTCCCGATCCTCATGCTCTCGATGTTCGCCACGATCTTCGGCGACCAGTTCGGCAACGAGGAGCAGTCCGGCGTCAACGCGGCGCGGTTCTTCCTGCCCGGCATGGTCGCGGCCGGTGTGATGCTGACGAGCTTCCAGTCGATGGCGCTGAGCGTGGCGGTCGAACGCGACGACGGCACCCTCAAGCGGTTGCGGTCGACACCGATGCCGCCCGTCGCCTACTTCCTGGGCAAGGTCGGGCTCGTCGCCGTCACCTCACTGGCGCAGTTCGTCCTGCTCATCCTCATCGCCAAGGTGGGGTTCGGGGTGCAGCTCCCCACGAGCGCCGGCAACTGGGTGACGTTCCTCTGGGTCTTCCTGCTCGGCGTGGCGACCGGCACGGTGCTCGGGATCGCCTACTCCTCCATGGCCTCCTCGTCGCGCTCGGTCGGGGCGATCGTCATCGCCCCGACACTGGTCCTGCAGTTCATCTCGGGCGTCTACTTCGCCTTCACCGACCTGCCCGACTGGCTCAAGCAGGTGGCGAGCGTCTTCCCGCTGAAGTGGATCGCGCAGGGGATGCGCTCGGTGTTCTTCCCCGACGACTGGCAGACCCAGGAGATGGCCGGGGTCTGGGAGCACGGCCGCACCGCGCTCGTCCTCGCTGTCTGGCTCGTCGCCGGACTCCTCCTGTGCGCCAGGACCTTCCGCTGGACCAAGCGCGGCACGACATGA
- a CDS encoding ABC transporter ATP-binding protein, giving the protein MDAPISVTGLRKTYGNREAVDGLDLTIEAGEVFALLGPNGAGKTTTVEILEGFRRRDGGEVTVLGADPETAGLDWRNRVGIVLQTSTGLELLTPREVISSNAKVYRTPRDVDEVIAAVGLEDKADDRIGKLSGGQRRRLDVALGIVGRPELLFLDEPTTGFDPQARRDFWELIRSLADGGTTILLTTHYLDEAEQLADRVGVIAAGRMLALDTPANLGGRASSEATVSWEEDGSRRSERTSMPTQYVAGLAARLGGEVPRLTVSRPSLEDTYLGLIAPHLDEAGVAGVTGAADAVAVSA; this is encoded by the coding sequence ATGGACGCACCGATCTCCGTCACCGGACTGCGCAAGACCTACGGGAACCGTGAGGCCGTCGACGGCCTCGACCTGACGATCGAGGCGGGCGAGGTGTTCGCCCTGCTCGGTCCCAACGGCGCCGGCAAGACCACCACGGTCGAGATCCTCGAGGGATTCCGGCGCCGTGACGGCGGCGAGGTCACGGTCCTCGGCGCCGACCCCGAGACCGCGGGCCTCGACTGGCGCAACCGCGTGGGCATCGTGCTCCAGACCTCGACGGGCCTGGAGCTGCTCACGCCGCGAGAGGTCATCTCCAGCAACGCCAAGGTCTACCGCACGCCGCGCGACGTCGACGAGGTCATCGCAGCGGTGGGCCTGGAGGACAAGGCCGACGACCGGATCGGCAAGCTCAGCGGAGGTCAGCGCCGCCGTCTCGACGTGGCGCTGGGCATCGTCGGGCGACCGGAGCTGCTCTTCCTCGACGAACCCACGACAGGCTTCGACCCCCAGGCGCGCCGCGACTTCTGGGAGCTCATCCGCTCCCTCGCGGACGGCGGCACGACGATCCTGCTGACGACCCACTACCTCGACGAGGCGGAGCAGCTCGCCGACCGGGTCGGCGTCATCGCCGCCGGTCGCATGCTCGCCCTCGACACCCCGGCGAACCTCGGCGGACGCGCCTCCTCGGAGGCCACGGTGTCGTGGGAGGAGGACGGGAGCCGCCGCAGCGAGCGGACCAGCATGCCGACGCAGTACGTCGCAGGGCTGGCGGCCCGGCTGGGCGGCGAGGTCCCACGGCTGACCGTCAGTCGGCCCTCCCTCGAGGACACCTACCTGGGACTCATCGCCCCGCACCTCGACGAAGCCGGCGTCGCCGGCGTGACCGGTGCGGCCGACGCCGTGGCGGTGTCGGCATGA
- a CDS encoding LemA family protein produces the protein MITAIVIVVIVVLLVLWGVSIYNGLIKLRNLVQEAWRQIDVELTRRHDLIGNLVETVKGYAAHERGTLEDVMKARSAAMAGGQSPAQQAQSEGLLSQALGRLIAVAEAYPDLKANQNFLALQTELTSTEDRIASARRYYNANVRELNTKVETIPSNIIAGLAQVKREEYFEAEGAERDPVKVDFGQRDASIPPPSGYAAGTEAGVPAAPPVVAPESPPASPPAPPAQPPTQS, from the coding sequence ATGATCACCGCGATCGTCATCGTCGTCATCGTCGTGCTGCTGGTCCTGTGGGGCGTCAGCATCTACAACGGCCTGATCAAGCTGCGCAACCTCGTGCAGGAGGCCTGGCGCCAGATCGACGTCGAGCTCACCCGTCGCCACGACCTCATCGGCAACCTCGTCGAGACGGTCAAGGGGTATGCCGCCCACGAGCGCGGCACCCTCGAGGACGTCATGAAGGCGCGCTCCGCCGCCATGGCCGGCGGTCAGTCGCCGGCCCAGCAGGCGCAGAGCGAGGGGTTGCTCAGCCAGGCGCTCGGCCGCCTCATCGCCGTCGCCGAGGCCTACCCCGACCTCAAGGCCAACCAGAACTTCCTCGCCCTCCAGACCGAGCTCACCTCGACCGAGGACCGCATCGCCTCGGCCCGGCGCTACTACAACGCCAACGTCCGCGAGCTGAACACCAAGGTCGAGACCATCCCCTCCAACATCATCGCGGGGCTCGCCCAGGTGAAGCGCGAGGAGTACTTCGAGGCCGAGGGCGCCGAGCGCGACCCGGTGAAGGTCGACTTCGGCCAGCGCGACGCGTCCATCCCGCCCCCGAGCGGGTATGCCGCAGGCACCGAGGCCGGTGTCCCCGCGGCTCCGCCCGTGGTTGCGCCGGAGAGCCCGCCTGCATCCCCGCCCGCGCCCCCCGCGCAGCCTCCCACCCAGTCCTGA
- the pyrE gene encoding orotate phosphoribosyltransferase, with amino-acid sequence MTDSTAARARLLEIVKDKAIVHGRVTLSSGKEADYYVDLRRITLDGEASPLVGIVMRDLIGDLDYDAVGGLTLGADPVATAILHASAAAGDRKDAFVVRKAGKAHGLQQRIEGPSIEGRRVVIVEDTTTTGNSPLDAVDAAREAGAEVVAIATIADRATGAEKRFADAGIEYRSVYGLEELGLA; translated from the coding sequence GTGACCGACTCCACCGCCGCCCGCGCCCGCCTGCTCGAGATCGTCAAGGACAAGGCCATCGTCCACGGCCGCGTCACCCTCTCCTCCGGCAAGGAGGCCGACTACTACGTCGACCTGCGCCGCATCACCCTCGACGGTGAGGCCTCGCCGCTGGTGGGGATCGTCATGCGCGACCTCATCGGCGACCTCGACTACGACGCCGTCGGCGGCCTGACGCTCGGCGCCGACCCGGTGGCCACCGCGATCCTGCACGCCAGCGCAGCCGCCGGTGACCGCAAGGACGCCTTCGTCGTGCGCAAGGCGGGCAAGGCCCACGGTCTCCAGCAGCGCATCGAGGGCCCGTCGATCGAGGGCCGTCGCGTGGTCATCGTCGAGGACACGACGACCACCGGAAACTCGCCGCTGGACGCCGTCGACGCCGCCCGCGAGGCCGGGGCAGAGGTCGTCGCCATCGCCACGATCGCCGACCGCGCGACCGGCGCGGAGAAGCGGTTCGCCGACGCCGGCATCGAGTACCGCTCCGTCTACGGCCTCGAGGAGCTCGGACTCGCCTAG
- a CDS encoding SDR family oxidoreductase, translating to MSTALVTGATAGIGLSFAHQLAERGHDVVLVARDRVRLENLSDELRAKYKVGTEILVADLSDRADTGQVSERLSDAARPVDLLVNNAGYSLKKRFLDNDITEEEALFDVLCRAVFVLSHAAARAMRERGHGAIVNVSSVASFITSGTYSAEKSFVTVFTEGLSGELAGSGVTATALCPGFTHTEFHDRAGINMSGIPEFMWLDAHRLVRDCLDDVAKGKVVSVPGGQYKAIVALLRLVPRGLVRSRARTVHRPKDGSKGSR from the coding sequence ATGAGCACCGCCCTCGTCACCGGCGCCACCGCCGGCATCGGACTGTCCTTCGCCCACCAGCTCGCCGAGCGGGGGCACGACGTCGTCCTCGTGGCCCGGGACCGCGTGCGGCTGGAGAACCTGTCCGACGAGCTGCGCGCGAAGTACAAGGTGGGCACCGAGATCCTCGTCGCCGACCTGTCCGACCGCGCCGACACGGGCCAGGTCTCCGAGCGACTCTCCGACGCTGCGCGGCCGGTGGACCTGCTCGTCAACAACGCGGGGTACTCGCTGAAGAAGCGGTTCCTCGACAACGACATCACCGAGGAGGAGGCGCTGTTCGACGTGCTCTGCCGGGCTGTCTTCGTCCTCTCCCACGCCGCCGCCCGGGCGATGCGCGAGCGCGGTCACGGCGCCATCGTCAACGTCTCCTCCGTCGCCAGCTTCATCACGTCCGGCACCTACTCGGCCGAGAAGTCCTTCGTCACCGTCTTCACCGAGGGACTGTCCGGCGAGCTCGCCGGCTCCGGCGTCACCGCGACGGCGCTGTGCCCGGGGTTCACGCACACCGAGTTCCACGACCGAGCCGGCATCAACATGTCGGGCATTCCCGAGTTCATGTGGCTCGACGCCCACCGCCTCGTCCGCGACTGCCTCGACGACGTGGCCAAGGGCAAGGTCGTGTCCGTCCCCGGTGGCCAGTACAAGGCCATCGTGGCGCTCCTCCGGCTGGTGCCGCGCGGCCTCGTCCGCTCGCGGGCCAGGACCGTGCACCGCCCCAAGGACGGGTCGAAGGGCAGTCGCTGA
- a CDS encoding exodeoxyribonuclease III, with the protein MRIATWNVNSIRSRIDRVEAWLQRSDVDVVAIQETKAKDSQFPFDRLQALGYEVAHHGLNHWNGVAIVSRVGLTDVVPSFADAPGWGDPEVVEARALTATCGGVKVTSVYVPNGRQLEDPHMAYKLSWLAALRSEAERSAAAGETAAIMGDWNIAPQDEDVWSMEYYLDKSHVSEPERAAFRAVLDAGFVDVVRPHVEPGAFTYWDYTQLAFAKRRGMRIDFILGTQPFADRVLGAAIDREERKGKGASDHAPVVVELAD; encoded by the coding sequence GTGCGAATTGCGACGTGGAACGTCAACTCCATCCGATCCCGGATCGACCGCGTCGAGGCGTGGCTCCAGCGCAGCGACGTCGACGTCGTGGCCATCCAGGAGACCAAGGCAAAGGACTCGCAGTTCCCGTTCGACCGGCTCCAGGCCCTCGGCTACGAGGTCGCCCACCACGGCCTCAACCACTGGAACGGCGTGGCCATCGTGTCCCGCGTCGGGCTCACCGACGTCGTCCCGTCGTTCGCCGACGCCCCCGGGTGGGGCGACCCGGAGGTCGTCGAGGCCCGCGCGCTGACCGCCACCTGTGGCGGGGTCAAGGTCACGTCGGTCTACGTCCCCAACGGCCGCCAGCTCGAGGACCCGCACATGGCCTACAAGCTCTCGTGGCTGGCCGCGCTGCGCTCGGAGGCGGAGCGGTCGGCTGCGGCTGGAGAGACCGCCGCGATCATGGGCGACTGGAACATCGCGCCGCAGGACGAGGACGTCTGGTCGATGGAGTACTACCTCGACAAGAGCCACGTGTCCGAGCCCGAGCGTGCGGCCTTCCGGGCCGTGCTCGACGCCGGGTTCGTCGACGTCGTCCGCCCCCACGTCGAGCCGGGTGCCTTCACCTACTGGGACTACACGCAGCTCGCGTTCGCCAAGCGGCGCGGCATGCGGATCGACTTCATCCTCGGCACCCAGCCGTTCGCCGACCGGGTGCTGGGTGCGGCGATCGACCGCGAGGAGCGCAAGGGCAAGGGCGCCTCCGACCACGCCCCGGTGGTCGTCGAGCTGGCCGACTGA